One window of Dehalobacterium formicoaceticum genomic DNA carries:
- the dsrO gene encoding sulfate reduction electron transfer complex DsrMKJOP subunit DsrO, with translation MKLDRRNFIRMCGVGILGLGAAKADKIFAQVGSGKYQSTVTSDGKRWAMVIDTKKCENCDDCIAACHKGHNVPEIKPKEEEIKWIWKEDFEHSFPGLGHERMSQELMKRPFLLLCNHCENPACVRVCPTKATFKRGDGVVMMDYHRCIGCRFCMAGCPYGARSFNFQDPRPSITDANMLYPTRTKGVVEKCNFCAERLVKGELPLCVEACRNGALHFGDLNDPNSEVRKLMESQPTIQRSASMGTFPNVYYII, from the coding sequence ATGAAACTTGACAGAAGAAATTTTATTCGCATGTGCGGCGTGGGTATTTTGGGATTGGGAGCCGCCAAAGCCGATAAAATTTTTGCTCAGGTGGGATCAGGCAAGTATCAGAGTACCGTTACCAGTGACGGTAAAAGATGGGCAATGGTAATTGATACCAAGAAATGTGAAAACTGTGATGATTGTATCGCCGCTTGTCACAAAGGTCATAACGTCCCCGAGATCAAACCGAAAGAAGAAGAAATAAAATGGATCTGGAAGGAAGATTTTGAACACTCTTTTCCGGGTTTGGGACATGAGCGCATGAGCCAGGAATTAATGAAACGACCTTTTCTGCTCCTTTGTAATCATTGTGAAAATCCGGCTTGTGTTCGGGTTTGTCCGACCAAAGCCACCTTTAAAAGAGGAGACGGTGTAGTGATGATGGACTATCACCGTTGTATTGGCTGCCGTTTTTGTATGGCCGGATGTCCTTATGGAGCCCGCAGCTTCAATTTCCAAGATCCTCGACCCTCAATTACAGATGCCAATATGTTGTATCCGACTCGCACCAAAGGTGTGGTAGAAAAATGCAATTTCTGTGCGGAGCGTTTGGTTAAAGGGGAGTTACCTCTTTGCGTCGAAGCTTGCAGAAATGGAGCTCTCCATTTTGGGGATTTGAATGATCCTAATTCGGAAGTACGTAAGCTGATGGAGAGTCAGCCTACCATTCAACGCAGTGCCAGTATGGGGACATTCCCCAATGTTTACTACATTATATAA
- the dsrJ gene encoding sulfate reduction electron transfer complex DsrMKJOP subunit DsrJ, which produces MYDKKIIIPLLVVVVLALTYPIFNMFGQSSAAPELDLNTPEIQALDEKKCIEDTEFMRSNHMQLLNEWRIESVRNGLDTYVATDGKEYEMSLQNTCLSCHSDKEKFCDSCHTYSDVNPNCWTCHIGGEL; this is translated from the coding sequence ATGTATGATAAAAAAATCATCATACCCCTATTGGTTGTGGTAGTGTTGGCTTTAACTTATCCGATTTTTAACATGTTTGGTCAAAGCTCTGCAGCACCGGAATTGGATCTGAATACGCCGGAGATTCAAGCCTTAGATGAAAAAAAATGTATTGAAGATACTGAATTTATGAGAAGCAACCATATGCAATTATTGAATGAATGGCGTATTGAATCAGTACGTAATGGTCTTGACACTTATGTTGCCACCGATGGTAAGGAATATGAAATGAGCTTACAAAACACCTGCTTAAGCTGCCATTCAGATAAAGAAAAATTCTGTGACTCTTGTCATACCTATTCTGATGTTAATCCTAATTGCTGGACATGTCATATCGGGGGTGAGCTATAA
- a CDS encoding respiratory nitrate reductase subunit gamma: protein MFLVIFLYIAFLAFIGFSLKKAYDFAKMPMHGRWELYPVPKEKGRGEYGGSYLEETKWYEKPRETSLVAEIIDMAKEIIFIKKLFDNQRPFWWLSYSMHLGIYAMIAWLVLLFLAVFIDSSLLNGLIALAGGAGIIMVMIGSIGLLIKRMVNPEFKMYTTGLEYFNLFFLFAVAFTGFLCFITDPMFQYGHDMMGSMLTFFPFAPSALVTLHLVLAGAVIIYIPLTKMSHYVGKFFSFHKVLWDNDPYLPGNEIAEKVAAGKSYKQKGQWSAPHYPGNQKIEN, encoded by the coding sequence ATGTTTTTGGTGATTTTTTTGTATATTGCATTTTTGGCATTCATTGGTTTTTCTTTAAAGAAAGCTTATGATTTTGCAAAAATGCCCATGCACGGCAGATGGGAACTTTATCCCGTGCCCAAGGAAAAAGGCCGCGGCGAATATGGCGGTTCTTATCTGGAAGAAACGAAATGGTATGAAAAACCGAGAGAAACCTCATTGGTTGCAGAAATCATAGATATGGCTAAGGAAATTATATTTATTAAGAAATTATTTGACAATCAAAGACCTTTTTGGTGGTTGTCTTATTCCATGCATTTAGGGATTTACGCTATGATTGCTTGGCTGGTTTTGCTCTTTCTGGCGGTATTTATTGATTCATCACTGTTAAACGGCCTGATTGCCCTTGCCGGTGGGGCCGGAATTATTATGGTGATGATTGGTTCCATCGGTTTATTAATCAAAAGAATGGTGAATCCGGAATTTAAAATGTATACCACAGGACTGGAATATTTCAATTTATTTTTCCTTTTTGCTGTAGCCTTTACCGGTTTTCTATGTTTTATTACTGACCCTATGTTTCAATACGGACATGATATGATGGGCAGTATGCTTACATTTTTTCCATTCGCGCCGAGTGCTTTAGTAACCCTTCATTTGGTTTTGGCCGGAGCCGTAATTATTTATATTCCGCTAACCAAAATGAGTCATTATGTGGGTAAGTTTTTTTCCTTTCACAAGGTATTATGGGATAATGACCCTTATCTCCCCGGCAATGAAATTGCTGAAAAGGTGGCGGCCGGAAAGAGTTATAAACAGAAGGGACAATGGTCTGCTCCTCATTATCCCGGAAATCAGAAAATAGAAAATTAA
- the dsrP gene encoding sulfate reduction electron transfer complex DsrMKJOP subunit DsrP — translation MVEHIFRGSKRYWLWLGFLAAVIAAGFAAYIYQFQNGLTVTNMGRDVSWGLYIGQFTFFVGVAASAVMVVLPYYLHNAKEFGKVTIFGEFLAISAVIMCLLFIIVDLGRPDRLFNVIIMATPHSMMFWDMVVLSGYLLINLLVGWNVLEAEYNSVSPATWVKRLAYLSIPWAVSIHTVTAFLISGLPGRHYWLTAIMAARFLASAFASGPSLLILLMLFLKKFTSFKVEDKVLNKLSVIITYALTISLFFIGLEFFTAFYSQVPTHMHTLQYLFVGLEGHTALVPFMAVFTVLALVAWVLLLNPKTRKNQKYLGMACAFVFVAMMIEKGLALIIGGFIPNTFERITEYLPSLIELMVTVGVWAIGALVLTILYKMAVAVKERAGETEH, via the coding sequence ATGGTTGAGCATATTTTTCGCGGAAGCAAACGATATTGGTTGTGGCTGGGATTTCTTGCGGCTGTGATAGCGGCCGGATTTGCCGCCTATATTTATCAATTCCAAAATGGTTTGACAGTTACAAATATGGGAAGAGATGTATCCTGGGGCCTGTATATTGGTCAATTTACCTTCTTTGTAGGGGTTGCCGCTTCGGCGGTGATGGTAGTTTTACCATATTATCTTCATAACGCCAAGGAGTTTGGCAAAGTAACCATCTTTGGTGAATTTCTGGCCATTTCTGCTGTCATTATGTGTCTTTTGTTTATCATCGTAGATTTAGGGAGACCGGATCGGTTATTCAATGTTATTATTATGGCAACTCCTCATTCCATGATGTTTTGGGATATGGTAGTTTTAAGCGGATATTTGCTGATTAATCTTTTGGTAGGTTGGAACGTATTAGAGGCGGAATATAACTCTGTTTCTCCGGCCACTTGGGTCAAACGTCTAGCTTACTTATCAATTCCCTGGGCTGTGAGCATTCACACCGTAACCGCCTTCTTAATATCCGGCTTACCGGGAAGGCATTACTGGCTTACGGCTATTATGGCGGCACGATTTTTAGCCTCGGCCTTTGCCAGCGGGCCCTCCTTATTAATCCTCTTAATGCTGTTTTTGAAGAAATTCACCAGCTTTAAGGTGGAGGACAAGGTGTTGAATAAACTTTCTGTGATTATCACCTATGCTTTGACAATCAGTCTTTTCTTTATTGGGTTAGAATTTTTCACAGCTTTTTATAGCCAAGTTCCAACACATATGCATACCTTGCAGTATTTATTTGTTGGCTTGGAGGGGCATACGGCTTTGGTTCCTTTCATGGCAGTATTTACGGTATTGGCTCTCGTGGCATGGGTATTGTTATTAAATCCCAAAACACGGAAGAATCAAAAATATCTTGGTATGGCCTGTGCATTTGTTTTTGTGGCCATGATGATTGAAAAAGGATTAGCTTTGATTATTGGTGGTTTTATTCCCAATACCTTTGAAAGAATTACAGAGTATTTGCCTTCCCTGATCGAGCTGATGGTTACTGTCGGTGTTTGGGCGATCGGAGCCTTAGTTCTGACGATTTTATATAAGATGGCCGTCGCCGTGAAAGAAAGAGCAGGAGAAACAGAACATTAA
- the dsrK gene encoding sulfate reduction electron transfer complex DsrMKJOP subunit DsrK, whose protein sequence is MSSLPKADSLVSNKIIMPKDNWFNAPFEFRKGTYNYGSNPKHHEVLGLPNPRKWSPEDDDWQLPENWKEILLEGLRERLDKYRSLKLFMDVCVRCGACADKCHFFLGSGDPKNMPFLRAELLRSVYRREFTKAGKIMGRMVGARDLTEHVVKEWFYYFFQCSECRRCSVYCPFGIDTAEITIIARELLGLLGVNTDWILASVSNCFRVGNHVGIQPHAVVDTIDMLCDDIEDITGIRIEPTYNRKGAEVLFITPSGDYFADPGIYTFMGYLMLFHEIGLDYTLSTYASEGGNFGLFVSHEMMKRLNIKMYAEAKRLGVKWILGGECGHMWRVVNQYMDTMNGPADFLETPVSPITGTKFENTLSTKMVHITEFTSDLIRHQKLKLDPSRNDGYRVTYHDSCNPARAMGLFEEPRYILKNVVNNFYEMPDDTIREKTYCCGSGSGLNNDEFLEMRMRGGFPRANAVQHVQEQHDVNMLSCICALDRAAMPHLMQYWNPGVEVCGVHELLGNALVMKDEGDRVRETNLRGEPIETTGGEQDV, encoded by the coding sequence ATGAGTTCACTACCCAAAGCTGATTCTTTGGTGAGCAACAAAATTATCATGCCAAAAGATAATTGGTTTAACGCTCCCTTTGAATTCAGAAAAGGCACTTACAACTATGGTTCAAATCCCAAACATCATGAAGTCTTGGGACTGCCAAACCCTCGAAAATGGAGCCCGGAAGATGATGACTGGCAGCTGCCGGAAAATTGGAAGGAGATTCTATTAGAGGGATTACGAGAGAGATTAGATAAATATCGTTCTCTCAAGCTGTTTATGGATGTTTGTGTGCGCTGCGGAGCTTGCGCGGATAAATGTCACTTTTTTCTCGGATCGGGAGATCCGAAGAATATGCCTTTCTTACGGGCAGAGCTGCTCCGTTCTGTTTATCGGCGAGAATTCACCAAAGCCGGTAAGATTATGGGAAGAATGGTCGGTGCCCGTGACTTAACGGAACATGTGGTCAAAGAATGGTTCTATTACTTTTTCCAATGCAGCGAATGCCGCCGCTGTTCTGTTTATTGTCCTTTTGGGATTGATACGGCGGAGATTACCATCATCGCCCGGGAACTTTTAGGTTTGCTGGGGGTTAACACGGATTGGATTTTGGCCTCTGTATCCAATTGTTTCCGTGTAGGAAACCACGTGGGGATCCAACCTCATGCCGTAGTGGATACCATTGATATGCTTTGTGACGATATTGAAGACATTACCGGAATACGCATTGAGCCCACCTATAATCGCAAGGGCGCCGAGGTGCTCTTTATCACCCCGTCCGGTGATTATTTTGCCGACCCCGGGATCTACACCTTTATGGGTTATTTAATGCTTTTTCATGAAATAGGATTGGATTACACCCTGAGCACTTATGCTTCAGAAGGCGGGAACTTTGGTCTATTCGTTTCCCATGAAATGATGAAAAGACTAAACATCAAAATGTATGCGGAGGCGAAGCGTCTGGGTGTTAAATGGATCCTGGGCGGAGAATGCGGCCATATGTGGCGGGTAGTTAATCAGTATATGGATACCATGAATGGTCCGGCTGATTTTCTGGAAACGCCTGTTTCACCTATTACAGGAACGAAGTTTGAAAACACTCTTTCCACCAAAATGGTTCATATTACTGAATTTACCTCAGATCTGATTCGTCATCAAAAGCTGAAGCTTGATCCCAGCCGGAATGATGGTTATCGTGTGACTTATCACGATTCCTGCAATCCTGCCCGAGCGATGGGACTGTTTGAAGAACCCCGCTATATTTTAAAAAATGTAGTCAACAACTTCTATGAAATGCCTGATGATACCATTCGGGAAAAAACCTATTGCTGTGGCAGCGGATCCGGATTAAACAATGATGAGTTTCTGGAAATGAGAATGCGGGGCGGTTTCCCACGGGCCAATGCGGTGCAACATGTTCAGGAGCAGCATGACGTGAATATGCTTTCATGTATTTGTGCCTTAGACAGAGCAGCCATGCCTCATCTCATGCAATATTGGAACCCTGGGGTGGAGGTATGCGGTGTTCATGAGCTGTTAGGAAACGCACTGGTCATGAAAGATGAAGGGGACCGGGTACGTGAAACGAATTTAAGAGGGGAACCCATTGAAACGACTGGTGGTGAGCAAGATGTATGA
- a CDS encoding cobyrinate a,c-diamide synthase, protein MKREQNIPRIVISAPHGQSGKTTVSIGLIGALVKSGLAVQPFKKGPDFIDPSWLSQVSGRLCRNLDCYLMDEESIRASVAQAGSAGAQIAVVEGAMGMFDGLDLEGSGSTAQIAKIIEAPVILVVNCNRMTRSVAPLVKGFKDFDPQVHVAGVILNNVARPRHQDILIGAIEKYCGLPVLGVIPKNAKFSIPNRHLGLVPAEENERLQQAIDDIVAIAQQTLDLKKIYEIAAEAPALPIKNDFDGAISSGTKDQVKVGIIKDRSFTFYYPENLESLERAGAELVYINALEDSTLPQVDALFIGGGFPEIFAEELGRNQKIRAAIAQQIEAGLPVYAECGGLMYLGRSIISGEKHHPMVGVLPFDVLLKNKPQGHGYTIMEVEKENPFFALHTTVKGHEFHNSCVVNLETSGIDFAFQVIRGHGVDGKKDGLLYKNVLACYNHIHALGTKGWAENLVSAASSFRKERDDI, encoded by the coding sequence ATGAAGAGAGAACAGAATATTCCCCGCATCGTGATCAGTGCTCCTCATGGGCAGTCAGGCAAAACTACGGTGAGCATCGGTCTCATTGGTGCTTTGGTAAAAAGCGGACTTGCGGTTCAGCCTTTTAAAAAGGGACCGGATTTTATTGATCCCAGCTGGCTCTCCCAGGTTTCCGGCCGTTTGTGCCGGAACCTGGATTGCTATCTTATGGATGAAGAAAGTATTAGAGCATCTGTAGCCCAAGCAGGGTCAGCGGGTGCCCAGATCGCAGTAGTTGAGGGCGCCATGGGAATGTTTGACGGCCTGGATCTTGAAGGCAGCGGCAGTACGGCTCAGATTGCCAAAATAATCGAAGCGCCGGTTATTCTGGTGGTCAATTGTAACCGCATGACAAGGAGTGTCGCCCCCTTGGTGAAGGGTTTCAAGGATTTTGATCCCCAGGTTCATGTGGCTGGGGTAATTCTGAACAATGTGGCTCGTCCCCGGCATCAGGATATTTTAATCGGAGCGATCGAAAAGTATTGCGGTCTTCCTGTTCTGGGTGTGATCCCCAAAAACGCAAAATTCTCCATCCCCAATCGCCATTTAGGCTTGGTACCAGCCGAGGAAAATGAACGATTACAGCAAGCCATTGATGATATTGTTGCCATCGCGCAGCAAACCCTGGATTTAAAAAAGATTTATGAAATTGCTGCCGAGGCACCGGCATTGCCCATAAAAAATGACTTTGATGGAGCAATATCCTCTGGGACGAAAGATCAGGTAAAAGTAGGTATTATTAAGGATCGTTCCTTTACCTTTTATTATCCGGAAAATTTGGAAAGTCTGGAACGGGCAGGAGCGGAATTGGTCTATATTAATGCCTTGGAAGATTCGACACTTCCCCAAGTGGACGCCCTTTTTATCGGAGGAGGCTTCCCGGAAATTTTTGCAGAGGAATTGGGGCGAAATCAGAAGATTAGGGCGGCCATTGCCCAGCAAATTGAAGCAGGACTGCCCGTTTATGCAGAATGCGGGGGGCTGATGTATCTGGGCAGAAGCATTATCAGCGGGGAAAAACACCATCCCATGGTGGGGGTGTTGCCCTTTGACGTTTTATTAAAAAACAAACCCCAGGGTCATGGTTACACCATCATGGAAGTAGAAAAAGAAAACCCGTTCTTTGCTTTGCATACCACCGTTAAAGGACATGAATTCCATAATTCATGTGTGGTTAATCTGGAAACATCAGGCATTGATTTTGCGTTCCAGGTGATACGGGGGCACGGAGTTGACGGTAAAAAAGACGGCCTTCTTTATAAAAATGTTTTAGCTTGTTATAACCATATTCATGCTTTAGGAACAAAAGGATGGGCGGAAAATTTAGTTTCCGCGGCGAGCTCTTTCCGCAAGGAAAGGGATGATATATAG
- a CDS encoding RsbRD N-terminal domain-containing protein, with translation MKRQNLAEFFQEHKASLIESWFEAILNQYPQETVRIFRNKKNPFGNPVGYNLRQGVEGIVDWFTQKEKKEDVAVSLDKIIRIWAVQDFSPSQTLSFLKNFKHIVEKQMKDYYTHQEELWINWQEFAGQIDFLLLMSMDIYTECRENLYQIKVDQANRRVYALLRRSNALAEGLNSEEDYDDGASCAIKKKAVKGCKNEFTTQS, from the coding sequence ATGAAAAGGCAAAACTTAGCAGAGTTTTTCCAGGAGCATAAAGCTTCTCTGATTGAATCTTGGTTTGAAGCCATCTTAAATCAGTATCCCCAGGAGACAGTGCGTATTTTTAGAAATAAGAAAAACCCCTTTGGCAATCCGGTGGGGTATAACCTGCGTCAGGGTGTGGAAGGGATTGTCGACTGGTTTACCCAGAAAGAGAAAAAAGAAGATGTAGCGGTTTCTCTGGATAAAATTATCAGGATTTGGGCTGTACAGGATTTTTCTCCTTCTCAAACCTTGTCCTTTCTAAAGAATTTTAAGCATATCGTAGAAAAGCAAATGAAAGATTATTACACCCATCAAGAGGAATTATGGATTAATTGGCAAGAATTTGCCGGTCAGATTGATTTCCTTTTGCTCATGTCCATGGATATCTACACGGAATGCAGGGAGAATCTTTATCAAATTAAAGTGGATCAGGCAAATCGCAGAGTGTATGCTTTGCTCCGGAGATCCAATGCTCTGGCTGAGGGGTTAAACTCCGAGGAAGATTATGATGATGGTGCTTCCTGTGCAATAAAGAAAAAAGCTGTGAAGGGGTGCAAAAATGAGTTCACTACCCAAAGCTGA
- a CDS encoding nitrilase-related carbon-nitrogen hydrolase: MKDTRIALAQMQAETGNVEGNLKKIAEFAEAAAEQKADMICFPELCITGYNKTKGLLIPEIVPGPSSEALQNLARRYGMVIMAGLPEVSPYDKPYIAQLVAFPDGRLLTYRKTHLGKSEIDGFTPGDDLPIFSGEKAQFGIGICWDMHFPELSTVLALKGAEIIFAPHASPQIMGNRRNSWLKYMPARAYDNGVYIAACNLVGSDGGEKEFCGGAMVLDPKGNVVAESFDEGENLLVVDLPGAPINKMRRQERKVMSASFFLDFRRPELYHELINQHPMHNEGKP, from the coding sequence ATGAAAGATACACGAATTGCCTTGGCGCAAATGCAGGCGGAAACAGGCAATGTTGAGGGAAATTTAAAAAAAATCGCAGAATTTGCAGAAGCAGCAGCGGAACAAAAGGCAGATATGATTTGTTTCCCCGAATTGTGTATTACCGGCTACAATAAGACTAAGGGGTTATTAATTCCAGAAATTGTGCCGGGACCAAGCTCTGAAGCCCTTCAGAACCTGGCCCGGCGTTACGGGATGGTGATTATGGCCGGCTTGCCGGAAGTCTCCCCTTACGATAAACCTTATATTGCCCAGTTGGTTGCCTTCCCTGACGGGAGGCTTTTGACTTATCGCAAAACTCACTTGGGAAAAAGCGAAATTGATGGTTTTACGCCAGGTGATGATCTGCCGATTTTTTCAGGGGAAAAGGCCCAATTTGGCATCGGAATCTGCTGGGATATGCATTTTCCGGAACTAAGCACCGTGTTAGCTTTAAAAGGCGCAGAAATTATCTTTGCCCCTCATGCATCACCCCAGATTATGGGGAACCGCCGGAATTCCTGGTTAAAATATATGCCGGCGCGAGCTTATGATAATGGAGTTTACATTGCTGCCTGTAATTTAGTGGGCTCTGACGGTGGCGAAAAAGAATTTTGCGGCGGTGCCATGGTGCTGGATCCCAAGGGCAATGTGGTGGCGGAATCTTTCGATGAAGGGGAAAACCTGTTGGTGGTTGATTTGCCAGGAGCCCCGATTAACAAGATGCGCCGGCAAGAAAGAAAAGTGATGAGTGCCAGTTTCTTTTTAGATTTTAGAAGACCGGAGCTTTATCACGAACTGATCAATCAGCATCCGATGCACAATGAAGGGAAACCTTGA
- a CDS encoding (Fe-S)-binding protein, which yields MSKPQDVQLSTPNLADYMELPAPYNTIESQPALKEPKGSWTESNITFLDGYAGIENLVRPKTKEEEREFVEKFLSGMEKSFSDDTNRGMIMPLLLSFEYCAKCHTCSEGCHVYPASGYNELYRPIYRSEVFRRIAKKYLDKDGKLIKKWDENDPDLNWETLARLAELAYRCNLCRRCAQQCPLGLDNALLAKEIRKIFSQEMGIAPKPLHEKGTMNQLKTGSSTGMSKPAFLDVIEFIEEDIEEKTGRKIKMPIDKKGADILLIHNAGEFMAWPQNPAAFAILFEEAGLDWTLSSDILGYDSVNYGLWYDDYQAKQIGTGQFKVAKELGVNRIIIGECGHAHRASMVSMDRGATGSYYVPRESFLPLLWDLVRTGKLKFDPSKNNFPVTLHDPCNYVRSMGIVKPQREILKVIAPQFREMTPHGVDNYCCGGGGGFAIMNNLNFAEFRNTLSTRMKFKQILDAFADTIENTEIPKYICAPCSNCKGAIRDILEYYGATAKYNLQYDGLVELMVNGLASLDRPYLEFLLDEED from the coding sequence ATGAGCAAACCTCAGGATGTGCAGCTTTCCACCCCTAATTTAGCGGATTATATGGAATTACCGGCACCCTATAATACTATTGAGTCTCAGCCGGCTTTAAAAGAGCCCAAAGGCTCATGGACAGAATCGAATATTACCTTCTTAGACGGCTATGCCGGTATTGAAAATTTGGTACGACCAAAGACCAAGGAGGAAGAAAGGGAGTTTGTCGAGAAGTTTTTATCCGGTATGGAAAAGAGCTTCTCCGATGATACCAACCGAGGCATGATTATGCCCTTGCTTCTTTCCTTTGAATACTGTGCTAAATGCCATACCTGTTCGGAAGGGTGTCATGTCTATCCGGCCAGTGGTTATAACGAGCTTTATCGTCCGATCTATCGTTCCGAAGTTTTCCGTCGCATTGCCAAGAAATATTTAGATAAGGACGGGAAATTAATCAAGAAATGGGATGAAAATGATCCCGATTTAAATTGGGAAACCCTTGCTCGATTGGCAGAATTGGCTTATCGGTGTAATCTGTGCCGTCGTTGTGCCCAACAATGTCCCTTGGGATTGGACAATGCTCTTTTGGCCAAGGAAATCAGAAAGATTTTCAGCCAGGAAATGGGTATTGCGCCTAAACCTTTGCATGAGAAGGGTACCATGAACCAATTGAAAACCGGTTCTTCCACGGGGATGTCGAAGCCTGCTTTTTTAGATGTGATTGAGTTTATTGAGGAAGATATTGAGGAGAAAACGGGCCGCAAAATCAAAATGCCCATTGATAAAAAAGGTGCAGACATTTTGCTGATCCATAACGCGGGGGAATTTATGGCCTGGCCCCAAAATCCGGCAGCTTTTGCCATTCTTTTTGAAGAAGCAGGACTTGATTGGACTCTAAGCAGCGATATTCTAGGTTATGACAGTGTAAATTATGGCCTGTGGTATGATGATTATCAAGCAAAGCAGATTGGCACCGGTCAGTTTAAAGTGGCTAAGGAATTAGGGGTTAATCGAATTATCATTGGAGAATGCGGACACGCCCACCGTGCATCCATGGTTTCAATGGACAGAGGTGCTACCGGATCATATTATGTGCCTCGAGAAAGCTTCTTGCCTCTTTTATGGGATTTGGTCAGAACCGGAAAATTAAAATTCGATCCTTCCAAAAACAATTTCCCGGTCACCTTGCATGATCCCTGTAATTATGTGCGTTCAATGGGGATTGTCAAACCCCAGAGAGAAATTTTAAAGGTGATTGCTCCTCAGTTCCGGGAAATGACGCCCCATGGTGTGGATAACTATTGCTGCGGCGGCGGTGGCGGCTTTGCTATTATGAATAATTTGAATTTTGCTGAGTTTAGAAATACCTTGAGTACCAGGATGAAGTTTAAGCAAATCTTAGATGCTTTTGCCGATACCATTGAAAATACTGAGATTCCTAAGTATATTTGTGCACCATGCTCCAATTGTAAAGGAGCGATCCGGGATATTTTAGAATATTATGGGGCCACGGCAAAGTACAACTTACAGTATGATGGTTTGGTGGAATTAATGGTCAATGGTCTGGCCAGCTTAGATCGGCCATACCTGGAATTTTTGCTTGATGAAGAAGATTAA